A single region of the Bacillus cereus genome encodes:
- a CDS encoding AI-2E family transporter, producing the protein MNDVKNFFRSRGFQRFLVLIILALVLYGLKSMINLILITFILTFLMDRFQRFISKKLKVNRKVVIACLYIILVTFIVTTLYKYLPVLTIQISQLIYQFKLFFQHPPDNEMIRYVLSAINEMEVSKYIEQGVDVIYQSIANIGKVSLQILLSLILSLFFLLEKERIISFTSKFKDSKLKIFYEEIAYFGERFARSFGKVIEAQFLIAVVNCVLTVIALVILGFPQLLVLAVMVFLLGLIPVAGVIISLFPLCIIAYNVGGVMYVVYILVFITIIHALESYFLNPKFMSAKTNLPVFYTFMILIFSEHFLGIWGLIIGIPIFIFLLDVLDVNNDKSIKSNK; encoded by the coding sequence ATGAATGACGTGAAAAATTTTTTTCGAAGTAGAGGGTTTCAACGATTTCTCGTTTTAATAATATTAGCGCTTGTATTATATGGATTAAAAAGTATGATCAATTTAATTTTGATTACGTTTATACTGACATTTTTAATGGATCGGTTTCAACGTTTTATTTCAAAGAAGTTGAAAGTGAATAGGAAGGTAGTTATTGCTTGTTTATATATAATATTAGTGACCTTTATTGTCACAACATTGTATAAGTATTTACCGGTACTAACGATACAAATTTCACAATTAATTTATCAATTTAAATTGTTTTTTCAACATCCACCTGATAATGAGATGATTAGATACGTACTTTCAGCAATTAATGAAATGGAAGTATCAAAATATATTGAACAAGGTGTGGATGTCATTTATCAATCAATAGCAAACATAGGAAAGGTAAGTTTGCAAATACTATTGTCTCTTATTCTAAGCTTATTTTTCTTATTAGAAAAAGAGCGGATTATTTCATTCACGTCTAAATTTAAAGATAGTAAATTAAAGATTTTTTATGAGGAGATTGCATATTTCGGCGAAAGATTTGCAAGATCGTTTGGCAAGGTGATTGAAGCACAGTTTTTAATTGCGGTTGTCAATTGTGTGCTCACTGTAATCGCACTTGTCATTTTAGGATTTCCACAGCTCCTTGTATTAGCTGTCATGGTCTTTCTACTCGGTTTGATTCCAGTTGCTGGTGTTATTATTTCCCTGTTTCCACTGTGTATAATTGCCTATAACGTCGGTGGAGTTATGTATGTTGTATACATACTAGTATTCATTACAATAATCCATGCTCTTGAAAGTTATTTTTTAAATCCAAAATTTATGTCTGCAAAAACGAATTTACCTGTTTTTTATACATTTATGATTCTTATCTTTTCAGAGCATTTCCTCGGAATATGGGGGCTTATTATCGGGATACCGATCTTTATCTTTTTATTAGATGTACTTGACGTAAATAATGATAAATCGATTAAAAGTAATAAGTGA
- a CDS encoding YesK family protein, which yields MNDSLTIVILLLAVAALILFLFLIIRTLFPTKKYDKNLGLILIILSLLAIPISIFLIGGWAGMGVGIIAVFIFAAVIIALIANKFIKLPPPKKK from the coding sequence ATGAATGATTCTTTGACAATTGTAATCCTCTTACTAGCTGTAGCGGCATTAATACTTTTTCTCTTTTTAATCATCCGAACATTATTTCCAACCAAAAAATATGATAAGAATCTCGGATTGATTCTTATTATTTTAAGCTTGTTAGCAATACCGATAAGTATCTTCCTTATAGGAGGATGGGCAGGTATGGGGGTTGGCATAATCGCGGTGTTTATTTTTGCTGCTGTTATTATAGCTTTAATTGCAAATAAATTTATAAAACTACCTCCTCCAAAGAAAAAATAA
- a CDS encoding L-lactate dehydrogenase yields the protein MKKGINRVVLVGTGAVGCSYAYCMINQAVAEEFVLVDVNEAKAEGEAMDLSHAVPFAPAPTKVWKGSYEDCKDADLVVITAGLPQKPGETRLDLVEKNAKIFKQIVRSIMDSGFDGIFLIATNPVDILTYVTWKESGLPKERVIGSGTTLDSARFRYMLGEYFDIGPHNIHAYIIGEHGDTELPVWSHVSIGIQKLETLLEKDNTYNQKDLDDIFINVRDAAYHIIERKGATYYGIGMSLLRVTKAILNNENSVLTVSAYLEGQYGQQDVYIGVPAVLNRGGVREILEVELSEEEELKFDHSVQVLKETMAPVL from the coding sequence ATGAAAAAAGGTATTAACCGCGTTGTATTAGTAGGAACAGGAGCAGTTGGGTGTAGTTATGCTTACTGCATGATTAACCAAGCTGTAGCTGAAGAATTTGTTTTAGTGGATGTAAATGAAGCAAAAGCAGAAGGAGAAGCAATGGACTTAAGCCATGCCGTACCTTTCGCACCAGCTCCAACAAAGGTTTGGAAAGGTAGTTATGAAGATTGTAAAGACGCAGATCTTGTTGTAATTACTGCTGGGTTACCACAAAAACCAGGTGAAACACGCTTAGACTTAGTTGAGAAAAACGCTAAAATTTTCAAGCAAATTGTTCGTAGCATTATGGATAGCGGATTTGATGGCATCTTCTTAATCGCAACTAACCCTGTAGATATTTTAACTTACGTAACTTGGAAAGAGTCTGGATTGCCAAAAGAACGCGTAATTGGTTCTGGTACAACTCTTGACTCAGCTCGTTTCCGCTATATGTTAGGTGAGTACTTCGATATTGGACCTCATAACATTCACGCTTATATTATCGGAGAGCACGGTGATACAGAACTTCCTGTTTGGAGTCACGTATCAATTGGCATTCAAAAACTAGAAACGCTTCTTGAAAAAGACAACACATATAATCAAAAAGATTTAGATGATATTTTCATAAACGTGCGTGATGCAGCTTACCACATTATTGAACGAAAAGGTGCTACATACTACGGCATCGGTATGTCACTGCTACGTGTTACGAAAGCAATCTTAAACAATGAAAACAGCGTATTAACTGTATCAGCATACCTTGAAGGTCAATACGGCCAACAAGATGTTTATATTGGCGTACCTGCTGTCTTAAACCGCGGAGGCGTTCGTGAAATTTTAGAAGTTGAATTAAGTGAAGAAGAAGAATTAAAATTCGATCACTCTGTTCAAGTATTGAAAGAAACAATGGCTCCTGTTCTTTAA
- a CDS encoding flavin monoamine oxidase family protein, whose amino-acid sequence MGNPLSMEEMLQIIHEGLAKTNNPKRITIAGAGMSGLVAASLLKEAGHEITIIEANNRIGGRVYTIREPFSAGLYFNAGPMRIPDTHDLTLAYIRKFKLPLNFFINKTSADIIYTNNKRTRLDVFEKDPSVLGYPVLNKERGKTAEGLMLEVLEPILNYIKKDPNKNWIIVEKKYKAYSLGSFLTEYYSDGAIDMIGVLLDMEAYMGMSLIEVLREMIFFTSTAKYYEITGGMDALPNSFLPELKDNIFMSYKVEKIIQEDNKVMMQVTHEKTLNSFIVTGDIAIVTIPFSALRFVEVQPYHLFSYYKRRAIRELNYIAATKIAIEFKSRFWERVGQCGGKSITDLPIRFTYYPSYGIQSPGAAIVIASYTWADEALTWDSLPHRERIRYALKNLAQIYGNVVYSEFIKGESFSWSKNTYSCGAFTAFEPGQELELFPYIASPAGNVHFAGEHTTLTHGWMQGAIESGIRVAHEVNEK is encoded by the coding sequence ATGGGGAATCCATTATCGATGGAAGAAATGCTTCAAATTATTCATGAAGGGCTTGCCAAAACAAATAACCCCAAACGGATTACAATTGCCGGTGCAGGGATGTCTGGATTAGTTGCAGCATCTTTATTAAAAGAGGCTGGGCACGAGATAACGATTATAGAAGCAAATAACAGAATAGGTGGCAGGGTGTATACGATTCGTGAACCATTTAGTGCAGGGCTATATTTTAACGCAGGCCCTATGCGTATTCCGGATACTCATGATTTAACTTTAGCTTACATTCGTAAATTTAAACTACCGTTAAACTTTTTTATTAATAAAACTTCTGCAGATATAATTTATACGAATAACAAAAGAACGAGATTGGATGTGTTTGAAAAGGACCCAAGTGTACTTGGATATCCAGTTTTAAATAAAGAAAGGGGGAAAACGGCAGAAGGATTAATGTTAGAGGTATTGGAACCGATACTTAATTATATTAAGAAAGATCCTAATAAAAACTGGATTATTGTTGAAAAAAAGTATAAAGCATATTCGCTCGGTTCATTTTTAACCGAGTATTATTCAGATGGGGCAATAGATATGATCGGAGTACTTCTTGATATGGAAGCATACATGGGAATGTCTTTAATTGAAGTATTACGCGAAATGATCTTTTTCACTTCAACGGCGAAATATTATGAGATAACGGGCGGGATGGATGCATTACCAAATTCATTTTTACCAGAGCTAAAGGATAATATTTTTATGTCTTATAAAGTAGAAAAAATTATACAGGAAGATAATAAAGTAATGATGCAAGTAACACATGAAAAAACGTTAAATTCATTCATAGTAACTGGTGACATCGCTATTGTCACAATTCCATTTTCAGCTTTGCGATTTGTAGAAGTCCAGCCGTATCATTTATTCTCTTATTATAAAAGACGGGCAATTCGTGAATTGAATTATATTGCTGCAACTAAAATTGCGATAGAGTTTAAAAGTAGATTTTGGGAAAGAGTGGGGCAGTGTGGTGGTAAATCTATTACAGATTTACCGATACGTTTTACATATTATCCGAGTTATGGCATTCAGTCACCAGGGGCAGCTATTGTTATAGCAAGTTATACGTGGGCGGATGAGGCATTAACATGGGATAGTCTCCCGCATAGAGAGCGTATTCGTTACGCATTGAAAAATTTAGCGCAAATTTATGGGAATGTGGTCTATAGTGAGTTTATAAAAGGGGAATCTTTTAGCTGGAGTAAGAATACGTATTCTTGCGGAGCATTTACAGCTTTTGAACCAGGGCAAGAGCTAGAATTATTTCCTTATATTGCGTCGCCGGCTGGAAACGTACACTTTGCAGGAGAACATACAACGTTGACACATGGGTGGATGCAGGGAGCGATTGAGTCTGGAATTAGAGTTGCTCATGAAGTAAATGAAAAGTGA